The stretch of DNA TCGCGCCGAGAGAGCATGCCCAACACCCTTATGGAGGCCATGATGTGCGGCTTGCCGACAGTCGCCTCCTGTGTAGGAGGTGTACCGGAAGTCGCATCGGATTGTGCCATGCTGTTCCCGCCAGGCGATGTTGCCGGGTTGGTCCAATCCCTGGGCGCCATGATCGACTGCGAAGATGTCAGGAGGGAATTCGGCCGAAAGGCGGCTCAGAGAGGAATGGAGTTTACCATGGAACGAAAGGTGTCCAAGATCCTGGGTGTCTACCAGATGCTTGTGGCCAACCGGTTCGGGAGCCAAAAATGACTGGTTTTGATGTGGTCACGTCCTCGGATCAAGGTTATGCTTTTTTCTTGTCTGGTTTGAGCTGGAGCGTGAGGCGGTTTCTAGACAAGAAACTGGTTGTTTACGATCTCGGTCTGAAAGACACGAGCAAAGAGGGCCTTGATGCCACGTTTGTGCCTGTCAGGGTCAAGATCCCTTCTTACAGGGAAATGAATGCCGAGAATTGCATCAGGGCGACTCACAAACCGGCCTGCATTCTGGA from Deltaproteobacteria bacterium encodes:
- a CDS encoding glycosyltransferase, with protein sequence SRRESMPNTLMEAMMCGLPTVASCVGGVPEVASDCAMLFPPGDVAGLVQSLGAMIDCEDVRREFGRKAAQRGMEFTMERKVSKILGVYQMLVANRFGSQK